A genomic region of Methanosarcina thermophila TM-1 contains the following coding sequences:
- a CDS encoding CRISPR-associated helicase/endonuclease Cas3 has translation MNCVIWAKPDQLYDEHINASYRAWKQTVEAKKKQIQRFSQEFDFDESRFLKSSLLSVVLHDIGKCTDIFQQMMAAKQKGNHFNYSENYRHELVSFIYAVYGSAALMQKEGLLIGKLPIEALAVLGHHKAINPNMSFFEKERTNEIPSVIDDGANQALLLAKQIFEKEGYDFPDSLFKLSMKNIDPYKTASKFLNNFVAKIFQEESSREAIRPTYLLLKAILHYSDWYGSSDSDVNYSLQTKSIELVSEIEKRCKLKNINFTGLTEFQKECASTLGHVIAIAPTGSGKTEASLLWALNNLEDMGGGKLIYLLPTMVTANSIFLRLEDYFGKGNVGLTHSTASFMFQEEEDNPIERSVLFDKSFIKPVTVATIDQLLVTGFNHGKWTLIEANAANAVIIIDEIHSYDSWTLGLVIKSIEHFSRLGARFMLMSATMPAYLTNLLSKAFPSVEVIKDNFLLNSCRNKYTTYDKYIDDAISDIEQSVYDGKKTLVVVNNVAKCQELYEKLSYLNPVCYHSKFTLEDRIKKESFIEESKLLIATQVVEVSLDIDFDVMFCECAPPDAIVQRAGRVNRRRKKTDTHIFIFKASDVSKRIYDPDSTGLLTSSFQSFESSPENLTEADLIRIVDNVYSKIKIEDSKNFIDSSTQYEKTQERLSGVFDNPNREDNNEVTRKMDYLQIPVIPLVFRDEALRLPPSKRRLFEIKVPYWYVLKNKQEIRGITFCEIDYDFEIGAQFKNDNEISSLII, from the coding sequence ATGAATTGCGTTATTTGGGCTAAACCTGACCAACTATATGACGAACATATTAATGCTTCTTATAGAGCCTGGAAACAGACAGTTGAGGCAAAAAAGAAACAGATTCAAAGGTTTAGTCAGGAATTTGATTTTGATGAAAGTCGCTTTTTGAAGAGTTCTCTTTTAAGTGTAGTTCTACATGACATTGGAAAATGTACAGATATATTTCAGCAAATGATGGCTGCAAAACAAAAAGGCAATCATTTTAACTATAGTGAAAATTACAGGCATGAGCTTGTATCTTTCATATATGCTGTCTATGGTAGTGCTGCTTTAATGCAAAAGGAAGGGTTATTGATTGGAAAACTTCCAATTGAAGCTCTTGCTGTTTTAGGTCACCATAAAGCAATCAATCCAAATATGTCTTTTTTTGAAAAAGAAAGAACAAATGAGATACCATCTGTAATTGATGATGGAGCAAACCAGGCATTGCTTTTGGCAAAACAAATTTTTGAAAAAGAAGGCTATGATTTCCCAGATTCTCTTTTTAAATTGAGCATGAAGAATATAGATCCATACAAAACTGCAAGTAAATTTTTGAATAATTTTGTTGCCAAAATTTTCCAAGAAGAAAGTAGTCGTGAGGCAATTAGGCCAACTTACCTGCTTTTAAAAGCTATCTTGCACTATTCAGATTGGTATGGTTCTTCAGATTCAGATGTCAATTATAGTTTGCAAACTAAATCTATAGAACTGGTTTCTGAAATTGAAAAAAGGTGTAAACTGAAGAACATCAATTTCACCGGTTTGACAGAATTTCAAAAAGAGTGTGCCAGCACATTAGGTCACGTAATTGCAATTGCACCTACTGGCAGTGGGAAAACTGAAGCATCGCTCTTATGGGCATTAAATAATTTAGAGGATATGGGCGGGGGTAAATTAATCTATTTGTTGCCAACAATGGTTACAGCAAATAGTATTTTTTTACGTCTTGAAGATTATTTTGGAAAGGGAAATGTAGGGCTAACACATTCTACAGCTTCTTTTATGTTCCAGGAAGAAGAGGATAATCCAATAGAAAGAAGTGTACTGTTTGATAAATCCTTTATAAAGCCTGTGACTGTAGCTACAATTGATCAATTGCTGGTAACAGGATTCAATCATGGAAAATGGACACTCATTGAAGCGAATGCAGCTAACGCCGTTATAATAATTGATGAAATACATTCATACGACTCTTGGACATTGGGTCTCGTTATAAAATCGATTGAACATTTTTCGAGGCTCGGAGCTAGATTCATGCTCATGAGTGCAACTATGCCTGCCTATCTTACAAATCTTTTATCAAAGGCATTTCCTTCTGTAGAAGTGATAAAAGACAATTTTTTGTTAAATTCATGCAGAAATAAGTATACTACATATGACAAGTATATTGACGATGCAATTTCAGATATCGAACAATCAGTGTATGATGGTAAAAAAACACTGGTAGTTGTTAATAATGTTGCAAAATGCCAGGAATTGTATGAGAAATTAAGTTATTTAAATCCTGTTTGTTACCACTCTAAATTTACATTGGAAGATAGAATAAAAAAAGAAAGCTTCATTGAAGAGAGTAAACTCCTAATTGCTACACAAGTTGTTGAAGTGTCGTTAGATATAGATTTTGATGTCATGTTCTGTGAATGTGCCCCTCCGGATGCAATTGTCCAAAGAGCTGGAAGAGTGAATAGAAGACGAAAAAAAACAGATACCCACATATTCATTTTTAAAGCATCAGACGTCTCAAAAAGGATTTACGATCCAGATTCAACTGGACTATTGACAAGCTCTTTTCAATCTTTTGAAAGCTCCCCTGAGAATTTAACAGAGGCTGATCTTATACGAATAGTTGATAATGTTTACTCTAAGATTAAAATTGAAGATTCAAAGAACTTTATTGATTCTAGTACACAATATGAAAAAACACAAGAGAGACTATCTGGAGTCTTCGATAATCCAAACAGAGAAGATAATAATGAAGTTACAAGAAAAATGGATTACCTACAGATTCCTGTAATTCCACTTGTTTTCAGAGATGAAGCCCTGAGACTTCCCCCCTCAAAGCGCCGTTTGTTCGAAATCAAGGTGCCTTACTGGTACGTATTAAAAAACAAACAAGAAATTAGGGGAATTACTTTTTGTGAAATTGATTATGATTTCGAAATCGGTGCGCAATTTAAAAATGATAATGAAATTTCGAGTTTGATAATATGA
- a CDS encoding CRISPR-associated endonuclease Cas6 — MNLLVFTLTLTSTCPIKESGAQLRGFFANRFNEYNLLHQHDTDKLIYRYPMVQYKMIDGKPIIVGINEGAEVLKEIYDEYEKINLNGNEYEIVERGITYKKEDFGISEKLIKYEFITPWFALNQENFRKYLSFDKEQRAELLNKNLIGNILSMSKSLGYQVPEKIKCHTELKSCRSNLKGNEIIVFKGSFITNFLIPDYFGLGKSVSRGFGTVKRCSL; from the coding sequence ATGAATCTTCTCGTTTTCACTTTAACACTCACTTCCACTTGTCCCATAAAGGAATCTGGCGCTCAGCTCAGGGGATTTTTTGCTAATAGATTCAATGAATATAATCTCCTACACCAGCACGACACTGATAAACTCATTTATCGGTATCCAATGGTCCAGTACAAAATGATAGATGGGAAGCCTATTATTGTTGGAATTAATGAGGGTGCAGAGGTATTGAAGGAAATATATGATGAATATGAAAAGATCAACCTCAATGGTAATGAATATGAGATAGTTGAACGAGGGATTACTTACAAAAAGGAAGATTTCGGCATCTCAGAGAAGCTCATCAAATATGAGTTTATAACGCCATGGTTTGCACTTAATCAGGAAAATTTTAGGAAATATCTTTCCTTTGATAAAGAACAGAGAGCAGAATTGCTAAATAAAAATTTGATTGGAAATATCCTCTCCATGTCCAAATCCCTCGGTTATCAAGTGCCTGAAAAGATCAAGTGCCATACTGAGCTTAAATCTTGCCGTTCAAACCTTAAAGGAAATGAAATTATTGTATTTAAAGGCTCTTTTATCACGAATTTCCTCATTCCAGACTATTTTGGCCTTGGAAAATCTGTTTCCCGCGGTTTCGGGACGGTGAAAAGATGCAGCTTGTAA
- the cas1 gene encoding CRISPR-associated endonuclease Cas1, translating to MQLVINSHGSFLKKQNNCFLVKNEDKVFEVSEKKVDSILITTSATITTDAIKFAVENNIDIVFLDNFGNPYGRVWHSKLGSTTFIRRRQLEISEGQEGFRLAKGWVEQKIENQILFLKDLKKNRPEQKDELDDYIAAMIETKAQLEALEGTLDEMRGKIMGLEGMASRNYFAALSFLLPDKWKFNGRSRNPAKDEFNCLLNYGYGILYSKVEKACIIAGLDPYIGFNHTDDYNKKSFVFDLIEMYRIHIDRTVFNLFSKKQVMDSFFDTIPNGLTLNKEGKAVLIQAVNETFDKEISYGGRNIKIGNTIQFDCHRIANSLIGK from the coding sequence ATGCAGCTTGTAATCAATTCTCACGGCTCTTTCTTGAAAAAGCAGAATAACTGTTTCCTTGTCAAAAACGAAGACAAAGTCTTTGAAGTCTCAGAAAAGAAAGTGGATAGCATCCTCATTACAACTTCTGCAACCATTACCACTGATGCCATCAAATTTGCAGTGGAAAATAATATCGATATCGTTTTTCTGGATAACTTCGGGAACCCTTACGGGCGGGTTTGGCATTCAAAGCTGGGAAGCACAACCTTTATAAGGAGAAGACAGCTTGAGATTTCGGAAGGGCAGGAAGGGTTCAGGCTTGCAAAAGGGTGGGTTGAGCAGAAAATCGAGAACCAGATTCTTTTCTTGAAAGACCTAAAAAAGAACAGACCCGAGCAGAAAGATGAACTCGATGATTATATTGCTGCAATGATAGAAACGAAGGCACAGCTTGAAGCGCTTGAAGGAACTCTTGATGAGATGCGCGGGAAAATTATGGGGCTTGAAGGGATGGCTTCCAGAAATTATTTTGCGGCTTTGAGTTTCCTTTTGCCTGACAAATGGAAATTCAATGGCAGAAGCCGGAACCCTGCAAAGGATGAGTTTAACTGCCTTTTGAATTACGGGTATGGGATTCTGTATTCGAAAGTGGAAAAAGCGTGCATTATAGCAGGGCTTGATCCTTATATCGGTTTTAACCACACAGACGACTATAATAAGAAGTCTTTTGTATTTGACCTGATCGAGATGTACCGCATCCATATAGATAGGACTGTTTTCAACCTTTTCTCAAAGAAACAGGTAATGGACAGCTTTTTTGATACTATTCCAAATGGGTTAACCCTTAATAAAGAAGGAAAAGCTGTCCTGATCCAAGCTGTCAATGAAACCTTCGATAAAGAAATAAGTTACGGGGGCAGGAACATAAAAATCGGAAATACGATCCAGTTCGACTGCCACAGGATTGCAAACAGCTTGATTGGAAAATGA
- the cas2 gene encoding CRISPR-associated endonuclease Cas2: MGIIQRGLGLLVWVIYDITDNRTRQKVSDCCKSYGLYRVQKSVFLGDLNTNDRESLGLECEELIDTEKDSVYIFPMDEQSFKKVQLIGQAFDKDLVSDEVITKFF, encoded by the coding sequence ATGGGAATTATACAGAGGGGATTGGGTTTGCTTGTCTGGGTAATATATGACATTACGGATAACAGAACTCGCCAGAAAGTAAGCGACTGTTGTAAGAGTTATGGACTTTACAGGGTTCAGAAAAGCGTGTTCCTGGGAGATCTGAACACAAATGATAGGGAGTCTCTTGGGCTTGAATGTGAAGAGCTGATCGATACGGAAAAAGACTCAGTGTACATATTTCCTATGGATGAGCAATCTTTTAAAAAAGTCCAGCTTATTGGGCAGGCTTTTGATAAGGATCTTGTCAGTGACGAAGTGATAACCAAGTTTTTCTGA